Below is a genomic region from Ascaphus truei isolate aAscTru1 chromosome 5, aAscTru1.hap1, whole genome shotgun sequence.
TGatgaacacatactgtactaaaCCAATTAACCTATTCCTAATTATAACAAAAGTAACTTGCTTAGTATAACCTAATCAATCTGAGAGTGGATCACCCTAACATAAGAGACTGTCCACAAAGAGTCTTGCTGCATGTATTACATTGTTAGCTCATGTTCAACGAGAACAAGATCATTAGTAGGTCTCATGATTACAAAGCATGtgtatttaaatatttattttgcttCAATTTCAAGAagaaccattgtgaatgttctaTAATAGAAATCATTTAGATGAAATGGACACTTGTGGGGTAGCAGACtgtaactttattattattattattattattattattattattattattatgccatGGAGTTCCATTAACAATTGTAATGAATGGAATGTCGTAAATGTGACAGCAACTTGGAATATGGTCCTGTAAAAAGACATCGCTTTCACTCGACCAGCTTTATAAATTACAGAAATGTGTGATTTGTATGTTGTTATAAAAAAAGATACTACATCCTACAATGGGGATCTGGTGCTAAAAATAGCTAGAGAATGTACTGCATATCATATAAAAATGAAGAGAACAGCTGAATAACTTATGCAATAGATATGCTATTAAAAGTGAAGGTGAATTCCAGCGATATGGGTGAAAACAGATCAAGCAACTGCATTAAAATCTGAATAATATTTGTAACAATCTCCTTAGGAATGTTGACTTATGTTCATGCAGTGAAACAAATTCCACTGTGTAAAATGATAAAGAAACATAGAATCCAAGGTacacaaaaatatacaataacCTTATagtacaattatatatatatatatatatatatatatatatatatatatatatatgtatatatgtatatatgtatatatatatatatatatatatatatatatatatatatatatatatatatatatatatatatatatatatatatatatatatatatatatatatatatatatatatatatatatatatatatatatatatacactgtatatgtatttatgtgtgagtatatatatattactttataTTGTTTCTGGGTCATGGGTCCAGTGTTTCTGATGCTGAAAGTTTTTGTCTAATTGTTTGTTTTCCCAGGAGATAGTAAGGCAAGGGGTGTGTGCACCTAACAACTTTTGACAATGTTAAGGAAACCCAGACAGTAGGTCTGTATTGCACCCAGACAGTAGGTCTGTATTGCACTTCCACAGTTGGTCACAGGGTGTCACTCTTGCCTAAATATTTGCAAAGAGAAGGAGACGGACATTCTATTATTTATATAGCTTAGATTTCTCTCCGTCTTTGATAGGATTTAGAGATCTGAGTGTTTCTGTTTTATCCATTTTCAATATTATTGTTGATCAACTGTATCACCGAGCTTTAGAAATGCTTTTTCCACGTAATGATTGTTCCGTGAGAAGCAGACTGATCATGTTCTTCATATTACAAACGGCTTGGGATGTGGTTTTGTGCCAACTCCATTACATGATTCCCGAGGAATCCAAACACGGCGCCTTTGTTGGGAGAATCGCCCAGGACCTCGGACTAGACATCAGTGACATTAACTCCAGAAGGTTACGGATTGTCTCTAAGGACGGGAAAGAATATTTCCAGGTAAATTTACAAAATGGAATATTATTTGTGAATAACATGATAGATAGGGAAGAGCTGTGTCCAAAGATCAATATTTGTATTGTTCAATTAGAAGTCATAGTAGATAAACCTGTACAGATAAACCACATAGATGTGGAAATTGAAGATGTAAATGATAATTATCCCGTTTTCCCTTCAAACGAATTCAAACTGGTTATAGCAGAATCAAGGCTTCCAGGGTCCCGTTTTCCACTAGAGGGCGCATCGGATGCAGATGTTGGCACAAATTCTATCACAAATTATGAGCTCAGCTCAAATGATTTTTTTGCAATAGATGTTCAAACATATTCACAAAAGAGCAAATCTATTCAACTTGTGTTAAAGAAAGCACTAGACAGAGAACAGATTTCTTGTCACAATTTAACTCTTATTGCTTTTGATGGAGGGAAACCAAAATTAAGTGGCACAACTCAACTTCTCATTACAGTGCAAGATGTCAATGATAATGCTCCTGCATTTGATCAATTATTTTACAGAGCAAACTTGTTAGAAAATGCTGTTAAAGGAACTTTTGTTATCAAGTTGAATGCTACAGATTTGGACCAGGGAGAAAACAGTGATATATTTTATGGTTTTAGTAATGTAGTTTCACAAGAAGTGACATCAATCTTTAGCATAGAGCAACATACAGGCATAATTAGAGTTGTAGGGGAAGTGGATTTTGAACAAACTAATATGTATGAAATTGAAGTTGATGCCATTGACAAGGGTCAATATTCCATGGCTGGACACTGCAAGGTTTTAGTTAACATTCTGGATATGAATGATAATCACCCTGAATTGACGGTAACGTCACTTAATGTACCTGTGTCTGAAGATTCGTCACCAGGAACAGTTGTTGCAGTCATAAGTGTACATGACAGAGATTCAGGACTGAATGGCAAGGTGAATTGTCACATTTCTAAACACATTCCCTTCACGATAAAGTCTACACTAAGGGAATATTATTCATTGACAGTGGATGGACCATTAGATCGTGAACGAAAATCAGCATATGACATCGAAATTACAGCTACAGATGAAGGTTCACCGGCTCTTTCAGTTACAAAAGCAATTCAAATAGAAATAAGTGATGTGAATGACAATCCCCCCACTTTCTTACAAACTTCTGAAATAATTTCTATCAAGGAAAACAACCCACCAGGTTCTCATGTCTACACTGTATCCGCCTCTGATTCAGATATAAACCAGAATTCCTTCATCACATACTCACTCACTGAAAGCACATTGGATGGGATTCCAATTTCTTCCTACATCTCCATTAACCCAGAAAATGGGAAATTGTTTGCTTTGCTGTCATTTGACCATGAACAGGTTACATATTTTCAGTGTCTCATAAAAGCTACAGACGCTGGATTGCCTCCCCTTAGTAGCAATTTGACTTTGAACGTTTTCATTCAGGATATTAATGACAATGCCCCGACGGTTTTAGCTCCATTTTCTAGTAGTGTTTCCAGAGTAACAGAGATGGTTTCTAGATCAGCAATAGAAGGTCAATTGGTGACCAAAATTAAAGCAATTGATGCAGACTCGGGATACAATGCTTGGATTTCCTACAAGTTCAAGGACCTTGCAGGAAACACACCCTTTGCTATTGGACATCAAACTGGGGAAATTACTGTCACCCGTTCACTTACAGAGTCAGATGGTGACGAACACAGAATATCAATTTTGTTGAAAGATCACGGAGATCCAGAAATGTCAGCTGTGGTCACTCTTACCATCTTATTGGTGGAATCTGTACAAGATTTACCATTAGAAAGAAAAAACCATGGAAGAAAATATGAAGATATTTCTGAGTCCAATATTTATTTGATTATGTCAATTTTCTTAATTTCCAGTATATTTCTTATTACTCTTATCATATATACTGTGTTAAAATGGCATAAGTATACTCAAGAAGTAAATGAGCTAAGACAAAATAATATTTGTTCAAGTATAGCAGGAAGTTGGACTTACACCCAACAACGTCAGTATAAGGTATGCTTAAGTGGAGTTACCCCCAAAAATGATTTAATACTGTTCACTCCAAACTACCCCCAATCATCACTGCAAGACGAAAACTGGAATAGAGGATGCTTGAATTCAGATTCTGCTGGAAAGGTGAGATAACAATAAACTACTTATGgtgtatggtgtatatatatatgtatatatatatattttaactacttatggtgtatatatatatatatatatatatatatatatatatatatatatatatatattttttttttttattaagttaAAATTGAAAGATGCCCTATGGAACTAGAGAACTAATATtcataattgtatttattttaaacatataTGTACAAGCTACTTCTATATATCTAAATGAAGGACATGCAGACTGCTGGCGTAAAACAAACAGTTTTACATCAAAATAATATTGCAGACTTTTGTACTGAATACAATATTCACATAGGAGTTGCAAACTTTTGTCATGAAACGTGTTTGGATGTTTCATGTGAAGATGGTTTATGATTTTTCCGCTTTCAAAGGTTTTCCTCACTTAATGGTAGATCCTAAGAAGGTCATGACATCTTTAATGTTATCAAATCTTAATGTATTTATATCCGTAACACATATTCTGGAAGGTGTTTAGCGCTACAATATTCAGCTATTTTCCTTCCAAATAATGGAACAATACATTTAATTGACATAAAGCTTATTcttatgcaaatcatatggtaatgagcacttTACCTAAGTACAGTAATCCCCAGACCTCCGTTACTGTTAACGCTACAATATTTAGCGCTTTCCTAAAGCTTCCCTTACTCACCAACGCTTACATTACATGTGTTATAGTACCATATATATGGTGGAATATATAAATAGCTCAAACAAAGCAACAGATGCATAtgatattgtgtttttttaaggGATTAACTATAACCTGATTTGTAATGATTAAAGGGAATGTAATATATGTTTATGTGGCCTACATATTACATATTGCATGTATTAAATATATCGGTGTATGTGAATGTATCTACCATGAGAACAAGAATTTAAAGGCGACAGACGTAGcaaaaacaatattttattaCACACAGTTGAGGCACTgtgtgtaacatatatatatatatatatatatatatatatatatatatatatatatatatatatatatatatatatatatatatatatatatatatatatatatgtagaggtatcagtaccgtgttagccgagcttcaataatcaaagaataaatagatgataccgttctgtggctaacgaaatgcttttatttgtgcgagctttcgagatacactgatctcttcttccggtgatgttacaatgaatgaagcaaggattacttaaaaacagtgtctcttggaatgttatctgtgctggtcctgcccccggtgtggatgtgtttcatggctagaggtgtcaaagggtaactgaaagcaagtgaagaaagagtgtgtatgtgtatcagtgtgaataaaaatgaatggagagcccacagtataaacagtgctctacacaaggtgtgtgtggagtgagaggggatataaatggtgtgggtgggtgtggaaatgtgagagtttgtagcacaactaaaagtgtgtgtggatactatgtggtccctattggtgtatagggatggaaaaataaggagtattagtatgtgtgagagacagctgtgtgtgcgtacatatagcacagtatgtacagacatggcctttagctctcatgggaagagagttcgctagtgtcagtaatgactcataaaatttcgatctctgtttaggccactgctaagtgtcccgaacagttgcataaatttgtattcatgcaaccgtctctctttcggggttttaagattacctttgagtatggcaaccctcagatcgttcatcttatggccagagtcagagaaatgttcgccaacaggactgtctcttgttccacgtgtgatgctgtggcgatgcaggttcattcttttgtttagcccctgtcctgtctcacctatgtagtagcagccccctgggcatttcatgcacatgatgaggtacttCGAcaggtggtcacatataacccacacctaggagccctacgcaagatcgccaggaaactacaacccatcctccaggaagatacaagactgcaacaggtcttccctgaagaacccttattatcatacagacaaccccataatctcaagaatattatggtgaggagtaaagtattcagcagtacaactgaatgcgggacaaaaccatgccaggacccaagatgcaaaacctgcgcaatgctctacacagcggacacaatacaaataccacacaagaatcgggaatacaaaatcagaggagggttcacctgttcctccagcaatgtcgtgtacctcatcatgtgcatgaaatgccatgggggctgctactacataggtgagacaggacaggggctaaacaaaagaatgaacctgcatcgccacagcatcactcacggaacaagagacagtcctgttggcgaacatttctctgactctggccataagatgaacgatctgagggttgccatactcaaaggtaatcttaaaacaccgaaagagagacggttgcatgaatacaaatttatgcaactgttcgggacacttagcagtggcctaaacagagatcgaaattttatgagtcattactgacactagcgaactctcttcccatgagcgctaaaggccatgtctgtacatactgtgctatatgtacgcacacacagctgtctctcacacatactaatactcctt
It encodes:
- the LOC142495890 gene encoding protocadherin alpha-6-like isoform X2, with the translated sequence MLFPRNDCSVRSRLIMFFILQTAWDVVLCQLHYMIPEESKHGAFVGRIAQDLGLDISDINSRRLRIVSKDGKEYFQVNLQNGILFVNNMIDREELCPKINICIVQLEVIVDKPVQINHIDVEIEDVNDNYPVFPSNEFKLVIAESRLPGSRFPLEGASDADVGTNSITNYELSSNDFFAIDVQTYSQKSKSIQLVLKKALDREQISCHNLTLIAFDGGKPKLSGTTQLLITVQDVNDNAPAFDQLFYRANLLENAVKGTFVIKLNATDLDQGENSDIFYGFSNVVSQEVTSIFSIEQHTGIIRVVGEVDFEQTNMYEIEVDAIDKGQYSMAGHCKVLVNILDMNDNHPELTVTSLNVPVSEDSSPGTVVAVISVHDRDSGLNGKVNCHISKHIPFTIKSTLREYYSLTVDGPLDRERKSAYDIEITATDEGSPALSVTKAIQIEISDVNDNPPTFLQTSEIISIKENNPPGSHVYTVSASDSDINQNSFITYSLTESTLDGIPISSYISINPENGKLFALLSFDHEQVTYFQCLIKATDAGLPPLSSNLTLNVFIQDINDNAPTVLAPFSSSVSRVTEMVSRSAIEGQLVTKIKAIDADSGYNAWISYKFKDLAGNTPFAIGHQTGEITVTRSLTESDGDEHRISILLKDHGDPEMSAVVTLTILLVESVQDLPLERKNHGRKYEDISESNIYLIMSIFLISSIFLITLIIYTVLKWHKYTQEVNELRQNNICSSIAGSWTYTQQRQYKVCLSGVTPKNDLILFTPNYPQSSLQDENWNRGCLNSDSAGKPKQPHPDWRYSASLRAAMQSAVHVEGSAVLRQGPGGLEQQWPTVSSATPEPDGGEVSPPVGAGVNCNSWTFKYGPGNPKQPVPQIPPDFPENFIIPGSPAIISIRQDQPSAQDPPKSNNFITFGKKEETKKKKKKKKGSKNQEKGNNAADNSDQ